GCGCATCGACGCCGCCAAGGGCGAGTACGTGACCGACGGCGGCAAGGCCGACGAGCTGGTAGCGCGCATCCTGAAAGACAAGGATCCGGTCAAGCGCATGAAAACCCTGCGCGAATCGACCAATCCGCAAGCGCAGTTCCTGTGGGCCATTTTCCGTGACGGCTTCCATTACATCGCTGTCCACCTGGAATCGATCGCCGACAATGCACGCGACATCGATTTCGCCATGCGCTGGGGCTTCGGCTGGAGCGTAGGCCCATTCGAAATCTGGCAAGCCGCCGACTGGAAGCAGATCGCCGGTTGGGTCAAGGAAGACATCGACGCCGGCAAGGCGCTGTGCAACGCACCGCTGCCAGCCTGGGTCTTCGACGGCCGCACCGGCGTGCACGCTGCCGACGGTTCCTACTCGCCAGCGAAGAAGGCGAACGTTGCCCGTTCCACTCTGCCAGTCTACGAGCGCCAAGTATTTCGCGCGCCGTTGCTGGGTGAAGGCGTCGCCGACGGCAAGACTGCTGGCACCACCGTTTTCGAAGACGACTCGGTACGTGCATGGCACCAGAACGACGACGTCCTGGTCCTGTCGTTCAAGACCAAGATGCACGTGATCGGACCAGGCGTTATCGCCGGCCTGAACAAGGCAGTCGCTGAAGCCGAAAAGAACTACAAGGGTCTGGTCCTGTGGCACGCGGATGCAGCCGAAGGCGGCGCATTCTCCGCTGGCGCCGATCTGCAATCGATGCTGCCATTGTTCATGTCGGCGGCGCCAAGGCGATCGAGCCGATGGTCGCCGAATTGCAGCAAGCCTTCATGGGCCTCAAGTACGCCAGCGTACCGGTAGTGGCTGCAGTGGCCGGCCTGGCGCTGGGCGGTGGTTGCGAGCTGGCCTTGCATACAGCCAAGCGTGTGGCATCAATCGAATCGTATATCGGCCTGGTTGAAGTCGGCGTTGGCCTGATTCCTGCCGGCGGCGGTTTGAAGGAAGCGGCAGTGCGCGCGGCCAACGACGCCAAGGGCAACGATATCCTGCAATTCCTGAAGACTTCCTTCATGAATGCGGCGACTGCCAACGTCTCGAAATCGGCGTTGCAAGCCAAGAGCATGGGTTACCTGAAAGCCGACGACGTGATCGTGTTCAATGCCTACGAGCTGCTGCACGTGGCCAAGGTCGAGGCGCGCGCCATGTTCGACGCCGGCTATCGTCCGCCGCTGAAGGCACAGGTTGCGGTGGTTGGCCGGAATGGCATCGCCACCATCCTGGCGCAGTTGGTCAACATGCGTGATGGCGGTTTCATCTCGGCACACGACTACAAGCTGGGCCACATGATTGCCAATATCGTTTGCGGCGGCGAAGTGGACGAAGGCAGCATCGTGAATGAACAATGGTTGCTGGACCTGGAACGCAAAGCGTTCGTCGAACTGCTGAACAACCCTAAGACGCAAGAGCGGATCATGGGCATGATGCAGACCGGTAAGCCAGTGCGAAACTAATCCATTGGGGACAGAGTTTAAGAGCCACCGAAGCGTGGCGAATTACTCTGTACTCAACTGACTAGATAAAACGGTTAAATTGCAAAGAAAATTGCAGGACGGAGTTTACAAACACTCCGTCCCCAACTGATCAGGAGATCAAAATGAGCAAACAACTTCAAGAAGCGTACATCGTCTCCGCGACCCGTACCCCAATCGGCAAGGCGCCGCGTGGCATGTTCAAGAACACCCGCCCGGACGACCTGTTGGTGCGCGTCATGCAATCCGCCATGGCGCAAGTGCCAGGCCTGGATCCTAAGCTGGTGCAGGACGCCATCATCGGCTGTTCCTTCCCTGAAGGCGCACAAGGCCTGAACATGGCGCGTAACGCCGTGCTGCTGGCTGGCCTGCCGAACACCATCGGCGGTGTCACAGTCAACCGCTACTGCGCATCCGGCATTACCGCGATTGCCATGGCAGCCGACCGCATTCGCGTCGGCGAGGCTGACGTCATGATCGCCGGTGGCGCCGAATCGATGTCGATGGTGCCTATGATGGGTTTCCATCCGTCGATCAACATGAACGCCTTCAAGGATGAAAACGTCGGCATGGCCTATGGCATGGGTTTGACGGCAGAAAAAGTCGCCCAGCAATGGAAAGTCTCGCGCGAAGCGCAAGATGCGTTCGCGGTCGAATCGCACCGCCGCGCCATCGCCGGCCAGCTGGCTGGCGAGTTCAAGGATGAAACTACTTCCTACGACATCATAGATCGTGCTCCGAACCTGGCTACCGGCCAGATCGACCTGAAGACCCGTACCGTTGATCGCGACGAAGGCGCACGCGCCGAGTCGAGCATGGAAACCCTGGGCAAGCTGAAGGCTGTGTTTGCCGCCAAAGGCACGGTCACAGCAGGTAACAGCTCGCAAATGTCGGACGGCGCTGGTGCACTGATCCTGGTCAGCGAAAAAATCCTCAAGGAACACAACTTGACTCCGCTGGCCCGTTTCGTCTCGTTCGCGGTGCGCGGCGTACCACCAGAAATCATGGGGATCGGTCCTAAGGAAGCGATTCCAGCAGCGCTGCGCGCCGCCGGCCTGACCCAGGATCAGCTGGACTGGATCGAACTGAATGAAGCATTCGCAGCGCAAGCGCTGGCAGTGATCCAGGATCTCGGCCTCGACCCATCCAAGGTCAACCCGTTAGGCGGCGCAATTGCACTGGGACACCCGCTGGGCGCAACCGGCGCCATCCGCGCCGCTACTGCGATCCACGGTATCCGCCGCCGCAACCAGAAATACGGCATGGTCACCATGTGCGTTGGTGCAGGCATGGGCGCTGCAGGTATTTTCGAACGTATGTAATCGTTTGAATTAGCAGATTGTCATAAGCAATCGTAAAAAACAAAGAAAGCCGTGC
This DNA window, taken from Collimonas arenae, encodes the following:
- a CDS encoding acetyl-CoA C-acyltransferase → MSKQLQEAYIVSATRTPIGKAPRGMFKNTRPDDLLVRVMQSAMAQVPGLDPKLVQDAIIGCSFPEGAQGLNMARNAVLLAGLPNTIGGVTVNRYCASGITAIAMAADRIRVGEADVMIAGGAESMSMVPMMGFHPSINMNAFKDENVGMAYGMGLTAEKVAQQWKVSREAQDAFAVESHRRAIAGQLAGEFKDETTSYDIIDRAPNLATGQIDLKTRTVDRDEGARAESSMETLGKLKAVFAAKGTVTAGNSSQMSDGAGALILVSEKILKEHNLTPLARFVSFAVRGVPPEIMGIGPKEAIPAALRAAGLTQDQLDWIELNEAFAAQALAVIQDLGLDPSKVNPLGGAIALGHPLGATGAIRAATAIHGIRRRNQKYGMVTMCVGAGMGAAGIFERM